Proteins encoded in a region of the Streptomyces akebiae genome:
- a CDS encoding isoprenyl transferase, protein MVVRGFLGRQRREYKAPTPHPSGARAPKLPGELVPEHVAIVMDGNGRWAKERGLPRTEGHKVGAERVLDVLQGSLEIGVRNISLYAFSTENWKRSPDEVRFLMNFNRDFIRKTRDQLDELGIRVRWVGRMPKLWKSVAKELQVAQEQTKDNDLLTLYFCMNYGGRAEIADAAQALAEDIRAGRLDPSKVTEKTFAKYLYYPDMPDVDLFLRPSGEQRTSNYLLWQSAYAEMVFQDVLWPDFDRRDLWRACLEFASRDRRFGGAVPNEELLAMEAAMEGRTEG, encoded by the coding sequence ATGGTGGTACGCGGGTTCCTCGGGCGTCAGCGCCGCGAGTACAAGGCGCCGACGCCGCACCCGTCCGGCGCCCGCGCGCCCAAGCTCCCCGGCGAGCTGGTCCCCGAGCACGTGGCGATCGTCATGGACGGCAACGGCCGCTGGGCCAAGGAGCGCGGGCTGCCGCGCACCGAGGGCCACAAGGTGGGCGCCGAGCGCGTGCTCGACGTGCTGCAGGGCTCCCTGGAGATCGGCGTCCGCAACATCTCCCTCTACGCCTTCTCCACCGAGAACTGGAAGCGCTCGCCCGACGAGGTCCGCTTCCTCATGAACTTCAACCGCGACTTCATCCGCAAGACCCGCGACCAGCTCGACGAACTCGGCATCCGGGTCCGCTGGGTGGGCCGGATGCCGAAGCTGTGGAAGTCGGTCGCCAAGGAACTCCAGGTCGCCCAGGAGCAGACCAAGGACAACGACCTGCTGACGCTGTACTTCTGCATGAACTACGGCGGCCGGGCCGAGATCGCCGATGCGGCCCAGGCCCTCGCCGAGGACATCCGCGCGGGCCGCCTCGACCCCTCCAAGGTCACCGAGAAGACCTTCGCGAAGTACCTCTACTACCCGGACATGCCGGACGTCGACCTCTTCCTGCGCCCCAGCGGCGAGCAGCGCACCTCCAACTACCTGCTCTGGCAGAGCGCCTACGCCGAGATGGTCTTCCAGGACGTGCTGTGGCCCGACTTCGACCGCCGTGACCTGTGGCGGGCCTGCCTGGAGTTCGCCTCCCGCGACCGCCGCTTCGGCGGCGCCGTCCCGAACGAGGAACTGCTCGCGATGGAAGCCGCGATGGAGGGCCGGACGGAGGGCTGA
- a CDS encoding YcxB family protein, translating into MAQADGENVELVYRAVVGDFREAVRVSARASAVGRWGRGLLLFSAGAGLFVTVVALALGVPPDARAFVMPGAAVGALVLLPRLQARLLHRRAAALGLHRAVLDPWGVTVAHDHGTERPARWSQVSRYAETPHTFVLLSGAHAPRLTVLPKRGLPTPADADRLRAVLAREGLTRL; encoded by the coding sequence TTGGCGCAGGCCGATGGGGAGAACGTCGAGCTGGTGTACCGGGCGGTGGTCGGCGACTTCCGCGAGGCGGTGCGCGTGTCCGCGCGCGCCTCGGCCGTCGGCCGGTGGGGGCGGGGACTGCTGCTGTTCTCCGCCGGGGCGGGTCTGTTCGTCACGGTCGTGGCGCTCGCGCTCGGCGTCCCGCCCGACGCGCGGGCGTTCGTGATGCCGGGGGCGGCGGTCGGCGCCCTCGTCCTGCTGCCCCGGCTCCAGGCCCGTCTCCTGCACCGGCGGGCGGCGGCCCTGGGGCTGCACCGCGCCGTGCTGGACCCGTGGGGCGTGACGGTCGCGCACGACCACGGCACGGAGCGCCCGGCCCGCTGGTCCCAGGTGTCCCGGTACGCGGAGACCCCGCACACCTTCGTTCTCCTCAGCGGCGCCCACGCGCCCCGCCTCACCGTGCTGCCGAAGCGGGGCCTGCCGACCCCCGCCGACGCCGACCGGCTCCGCGCCGTCCTCGCCCGCGAGGGCCTGACCCGGCTGTAG
- a CDS encoding Fur family transcriptional regulator, protein MTTAGPVRGRSTRQRAAVAAALDEVDEFRSAQELHDMLKHKGDSVGLTTVYRTLQSLADAGEVDVLRTSDGESVYRRCSTGDHHHHLVCRVCGKAVEVEGPAVEKWADAIAAEHGFVNVAHTVEIFGTCAECAAKTS, encoded by the coding sequence GTGACGACCGCCGGACCTGTACGAGGTCGTTCCACCCGGCAGCGGGCGGCCGTGGCCGCGGCACTGGACGAGGTCGACGAGTTCCGCAGCGCACAGGAACTCCACGACATGCTCAAGCACAAGGGCGACTCGGTCGGGCTCACCACCGTGTACCGCACGTTGCAGTCCCTCGCCGACGCGGGCGAGGTCGACGTCCTGCGCACCTCCGACGGCGAGTCCGTGTACCGCCGCTGCTCGACCGGCGATCACCACCACCACCTGGTCTGCCGGGTCTGCGGCAAGGCCGTGGAGGTGGAGGGACCGGCGGTCGAGAAGTGGGCCGACGCGATCGCCGCGGAACACGGCTTCGTGAACGTCGCCCACACGGTGGAGATCTTCGGCACCTGCGCGGAGTGCGCGGCGAAGACGTCGTAA
- a CDS encoding metal ABC transporter permease: MEFLDYAFMQRALLAAVLVGITAPAIGIYLVQRRQALMGDGIGHVAMTGVGLGFMLSWSPVWMATLVSVVGAVLMELIRWYGRTRGDIALAMLFYGGMAGGVMLINLAPGGTNANLMSFLFGSLSTVSQEDITAICVLAAFVIVMTLTLRRQLFAVSQDEEFARVTGLPVRALNLLTAVTAAVTVTVAMRVVGLLLVSALMVVPVAAAQQLTRSFAATFAIAVALGVSVTVGGTVTSYYQDVPPGATIVLLAIAAFMVLTALATPLARRRARALETTVADPAECAVPKSREAVGTGVAKDSVPTARGSVEGSTG; encoded by the coding sequence ATGGAATTCCTCGACTACGCCTTCATGCAGCGGGCCCTGCTCGCCGCCGTCCTCGTCGGCATCACCGCGCCGGCGATCGGCATCTACCTCGTCCAGCGCCGTCAGGCCCTCATGGGCGACGGCATCGGCCATGTCGCGATGACCGGCGTCGGCCTCGGCTTCATGCTCTCGTGGTCCCCGGTGTGGATGGCCACGCTGGTGTCCGTCGTGGGCGCCGTGCTGATGGAGCTGATCCGCTGGTACGGCAGGACACGCGGCGACATCGCGCTCGCCATGCTCTTCTACGGCGGCATGGCCGGCGGTGTGATGCTCATCAACCTCGCGCCCGGCGGGACCAACGCCAATCTGATGTCGTTCCTCTTCGGCTCGCTGTCGACCGTGTCGCAGGAGGACATCACCGCGATCTGCGTGCTCGCCGCGTTCGTGATCGTGATGACGCTGACGCTGCGCCGGCAGCTGTTCGCCGTCAGCCAGGACGAGGAGTTCGCCCGGGTCACCGGCCTGCCGGTGCGGGCGCTGAACCTGCTGACGGCGGTCACGGCGGCGGTGACCGTGACGGTCGCCATGCGCGTCGTCGGGCTGCTGCTGGTGTCCGCGCTGATGGTCGTCCCCGTCGCCGCCGCGCAGCAGCTCACCCGCAGTTTCGCGGCGACCTTCGCGATCGCCGTGGCCCTCGGTGTGTCCGTGACGGTCGGCGGCACGGTCACCTCGTACTACCAGGACGTGCCGCCCGGCGCGACGATCGTGCTGCTCGCCATCGCCGCGTTCATGGTGCTGACCGCGCTGGCGACCCCGCTGGCCAGACGCCGTGCGCGGGCCCTGGAGACCACCGTCGCGGACCCGGCGGAGTGCGCGGTCCCGAAGTCCCGGGAGGCCGTCGGGACGGGGGTCGCGAAGGACTCGGTCCCGACCGCCCGGGGCTCTGTCGAGGGGTCCACCGGGTGA
- a CDS encoding metal ABC transporter ATP-binding protein, whose product MTEPVISLRGVRAELGSRTVLRGIDLTVHRGEVVALLGANGSGKSTAVRTVIGQVPVSDGEIELFGTPRRRFRDWRRLGYVPQRTTAAGGVPATVTEIVASGRLSRTRLGILRKADREAIRHALDMVGMADRAKDSVNALSGGQHQRVLIARALACEPELLIMDEPMAGVDLASQEVLAATLREQVARGTTVLLVLHELGPLEPLIDRAVVLRDGCVTHDGPPPKAVGQHALPGHDHVHPHAAPGAEPARTGLLS is encoded by the coding sequence ATGACCGAGCCCGTCATCTCGTTGCGCGGCGTCCGCGCCGAACTGGGCTCGCGCACCGTGCTGCGCGGCATCGACCTCACCGTGCACCGCGGTGAGGTCGTCGCGCTGCTCGGCGCCAACGGCTCCGGGAAGTCCACCGCCGTACGCACGGTGATCGGGCAGGTGCCGGTCAGTGACGGCGAGATCGAGCTGTTCGGGACCCCCCGTCGCCGCTTCCGCGACTGGCGGCGCCTCGGGTACGTGCCGCAGCGCACCACGGCGGCGGGCGGCGTCCCGGCGACGGTGACGGAGATCGTGGCCTCGGGCCGGCTCTCCCGCACCCGCCTCGGCATCCTCCGCAAGGCCGACCGCGAGGCGATCCGGCACGCCCTGGACATGGTCGGCATGGCGGACCGCGCCAAGGACTCGGTGAACGCCCTCTCCGGCGGCCAGCACCAGCGCGTCCTCATCGCCCGCGCCCTCGCCTGCGAACCCGAACTGCTGATCATGGACGAACCCATGGCGGGCGTCGACCTGGCCAGCCAGGAGGTGCTGGCCGCGACCCTGCGCGAGCAGGTCGCGAGGGGCACGACCGTGCTGCTCGTGCTCCATGAACTCGGCCCGCTGGAGCCGCTGATCGACCGCGCGGTCGTCCTCCGCGACGGCTGTGTCACCCACGACGGCCCGCCCCCGAAGGCGGTCGGCCAGCACGCGCTGCCCGGCCACGACCACGTCCACCCGCACGCGGCACCGGGCGCCGAGCCCGCCCGTACGGGCCTGCTGAGCTGA
- a CDS encoding metal ABC transporter substrate-binding protein, translated as MNVVRRRLLIPAAATAAAALGLTTLTACGGDSAAAGNTDKFDVVASFYPMAFLAEQIGGKYVNVTSLTQPGQEPHDLEISAKQTAALQESDAVLYLKGLQPSVDEAVEQSGPETKIDAATLTDMEHHGNEVGGHAEEHDDHENEELEGKDPHIWLDPVKYAEVAKGVGAAFEKADPDHADTYKTNTEALVEKLGALDDQFAGGLKNTRTKVFITTHAAFGYLAERYGLTEEAISGLDPESEPSAARVKELEKMAKADGVTTVFYETLVSDKTAKTIAADADLKTDVLDPIEGITEKSRGKDYFAVQEANLKALQTALGAK; from the coding sequence ATGAACGTAGTACGACGACGACTTCTGATACCCGCGGCGGCGACCGCGGCCGCCGCCCTCGGCCTCACGACTCTCACGGCATGCGGTGGCGACAGCGCCGCCGCGGGCAACACCGACAAGTTCGACGTCGTCGCGTCGTTCTACCCGATGGCCTTCCTCGCCGAGCAGATCGGCGGGAAGTACGTGAACGTCACCAGTCTGACCCAGCCCGGCCAGGAGCCGCACGACCTGGAGATCAGCGCCAAGCAGACGGCCGCGCTCCAGGAGTCGGACGCCGTGCTGTACCTCAAGGGCCTGCAGCCCTCCGTCGACGAGGCGGTCGAGCAGTCCGGCCCCGAGACGAAGATCGACGCCGCCACGCTGACCGACATGGAGCACCACGGCAACGAGGTCGGCGGCCACGCGGAAGAGCACGACGACCACGAGAACGAGGAGCTGGAGGGCAAGGACCCCCACATCTGGCTCGACCCCGTGAAGTACGCCGAGGTCGCCAAGGGTGTCGGCGCCGCCTTCGAGAAGGCCGACCCGGACCACGCGGACACCTACAAGACCAACACCGAGGCCCTGGTCGAGAAGCTGGGCGCGCTCGACGACCAGTTCGCCGGCGGACTGAAGAACACCAGGACCAAGGTCTTCATCACCACCCACGCCGCCTTCGGCTACCTCGCCGAGCGCTACGGCCTCACCGAGGAGGCCATCTCCGGTCTCGACCCCGAGTCCGAGCCGAGTGCCGCCCGGGTCAAGGAACTTGAGAAGATGGCGAAGGCCGACGGTGTGACCACGGTGTTCTACGAGACACTGGTCAGCGACAAGACCGCGAAGACCATCGCCGCCGACGCGGACCTCAAGACCGACGTCCTCGACCCGATCGAGGGCATCACCGAGAAGTCCCGCGGCAAGGACTACTTCGCGGTCCAGGAAGCCAACCTCAAGGCCCTCCAGACGGCCCTGGGAGCCAAGTGA
- a CDS encoding glycine--tRNA ligase: MAADKIDTIVSLSKRRGFVFPCSEIYGGQRAAWDYGPLGVELKENIKRQWWRYMVTSREDVVGIDSSVILASEVWVASGHVATFSDPLTECTACHKRYRADHLEEAYEEKKGHAPANGLADINCPNCGNKGQFTEPKQFSGLLSTHLGPTQDTGSIAYLRPETAQGIFTNFAQVQTTSRRKPPFGIAQMGKSFRNEITPGNFIFRTREFEQMEMEFFVKPGEDEKWQEYWMQERWNWYTGLGLRAENMRWYEHPQEKLSHYSKRTADIEYRFQFGGSEWGELEGVANRTDYDLGAHSKASGQDLSYYDQEASERYTPYVIEPAAGVGRTMLAFLLDAYTEDEAPNAKGKLEKRTVLRLDHRLAPVKVAVLPLSRNPDLSPKAKGLASALRQNWNIEFDDAGAIGRRYRRQDEIGTPYCVTVDFDTLDDNAVTVRERDSMKQERVSLDQIEGYLAARLVGA; encoded by the coding sequence GTGGCCGCCGACAAGATCGACACCATCGTCAGCCTGAGCAAGCGCCGTGGCTTCGTATTCCCGTGCAGCGAGATCTACGGCGGTCAGCGTGCCGCCTGGGACTACGGACCGCTGGGTGTCGAGCTCAAGGAGAACATCAAGCGTCAGTGGTGGCGCTACATGGTGACGTCGCGCGAGGACGTCGTCGGTATCGACTCGTCCGTCATCCTGGCCTCCGAGGTCTGGGTCGCCTCCGGTCACGTCGCCACCTTCTCCGACCCGCTCACCGAGTGCACCGCGTGCCACAAGCGCTACCGCGCGGACCACCTGGAAGAGGCGTACGAGGAGAAGAAGGGCCACGCCCCGGCGAACGGCCTGGCCGACATCAACTGCCCCAACTGTGGCAACAAGGGCCAGTTCACCGAGCCCAAGCAGTTCTCGGGTCTGCTCTCCACCCACCTCGGTCCCACCCAGGACACCGGCTCCATCGCCTACCTGCGTCCCGAGACCGCCCAGGGCATCTTCACTAACTTCGCCCAGGTGCAGACCACTTCGCGCCGCAAGCCGCCGTTCGGCATCGCCCAGATGGGCAAGTCCTTCCGCAACGAGATCACGCCCGGCAACTTCATCTTCCGCACCCGCGAGTTCGAGCAGATGGAGATGGAGTTCTTCGTCAAGCCGGGCGAGGACGAGAAGTGGCAGGAGTACTGGATGCAGGAGCGGTGGAACTGGTACACCGGCCTGGGTCTGCGCGCCGAGAACATGCGCTGGTACGAGCACCCGCAGGAGAAGCTCTCCCACTACTCCAAGCGCACCGCCGACATCGAGTACCGCTTCCAGTTCGGCGGCAGCGAGTGGGGTGAGCTGGAGGGCGTCGCCAACCGCACCGACTACGACCTCGGCGCGCACTCCAAGGCCTCCGGCCAGGACCTGTCGTACTACGACCAGGAGGCGAGCGAGCGCTACACGCCGTACGTCATCGAGCCGGCGGCCGGTGTCGGCCGCACGATGCTGGCGTTCCTCCTCGACGCGTACACCGAGGACGAGGCGCCCAACGCCAAGGGCAAGCTGGAGAAGCGGACGGTGCTGCGCCTCGACCACCGTCTCGCCCCGGTGAAGGTGGCGGTCCTCCCGCTGTCCCGCAACCCCGACCTGTCCCCGAAGGCGAAGGGCCTCGCGTCGGCGCTGCGGCAGAACTGGAACATCGAGTTCGACGACGCGGGTGCGATCGGGCGCCGTTACCGCCGCCAGGACGAGATCGGTACGCCGTACTGCGTCACGGTGGACTTCGACACGCTCGACGACAACGCGGTGACCGTGCGCGAGCGGGACTCGATGAAGCAGGAGCGGGTGTCTCTCGACCAGATCGAGGGTTACCTGGCTGCTCGGCTCGTGGGCGCCTGA